Part of the Kitasatospora sp. NBC_01266 genome, CTGAGCGTCCATCTGACCGCGCCGGGGCGGCTGTTGCGCACCTCGCGGGACGGGCGGCCGGGGGCCAACGCGGGCGTCCTGGAGGACTACGCCGACGTGGCCGAGGGGTTCCTGGCGCTGTACGCGGTGACCGGCGAGGCCGAATGGCTCGGCCTGGCGGGCGGGTTGCTCGACACGGTGCTTGGGCACTTCACCGACGAGGCGTCAGGAAGCCTGTATGACACGGCAGATGACGCCGAGGAGCTGATCCGCCGCCCGCAGGACCCGACCGACAACGCCACCCCGTCCGGCTGGACCGCTGCCGCCCAGGCGCTGCTGAGCTACGCCGCCTACACCGGCTCGGAGCGCCACCGCACCGCCGCCGAGCGGGCGTTGGGCGTGGTCGGGGCACTGGCGGGGCAGGCGCCGAGGTTCATCGGGTGGGGGCTGGCAGCCGGCGAGGCGCTGCTGGACGGGCCGCGCGAGGTCGCGGTGGTCGGCCCGGCCGGCGACCCGCGCACCGCGGCCCTGCACCGTGCCGCGCTGCTGGCCACCGCGCCCGGCGCGGTGGTGGCCGTCGGCGAGCCGGGCGCGGGGGCCGAGGTGCCGCTGCTGGCGCACCGGCCGCTGCTCGACGGAGCGCCGGCCGCCTATGTGTGCCGGCACTTCGCCTGCCAGGTGCCCACCGCGGACCCGGCGGTGCTGGGGGAGCAACTCGGCGTGCGAGCCGGTTGATTCGAGTCCGGCCAAAATTCGGGTCCGGCCGTAATGCGGGTCCGGCCGTAATTCGGGTGCGGCCGACCGGGGGAGTGGCCCAGCATCGGGGGATGACCTGGACTCTCACCGACTCGCTCGCCGAGTTCCGCGCCGCCGCCGGGGCCTTCCTGGCGGCGCACCCGGCCGAGAACACCGTCATGCTCACCCTGGTCGACCGGCTGGCGGCCGGCAGCCCGGCCGGTGGCGACCCGGGCAAGCCGCCGCGCTTCGGCTGGTGGCGCCCGAGCGTCGGGGCACCGGTGGCGGGGGCCTGGATGCAGACCCCGCCGCAGCCGGTCCGGCTCGGCGCGATGCCCCTGGAGGCGGCCACCGAGCTGCTGGACGTGCTGGTCGACGGACCCGAACTGACCGGCGTGGCCGGCGCCGTGGGCCGGGCGCGGGCGTTCGCCGCGGCCTGGGCCGAGCGCTCGGGCGGCAGGGTCGAGGTGCGCGAGGAGCAGCGGCTCTACCGGCTGGGCGAGTTGGCGGTGCCCGCGGTGGCCGGCCGGCTCCGGCAGGCCGGTCCGGCGGACCACGAGCTGCTGGTCGCCTGGTTCAAGGCCTTCTTCGTCGACATCAACATGTTCTCGGTCCACCGGGTCGAGGAGCTGGCCGCGCGCCGGGCCGCCAACGGGGAACTCCACCTCTGGGAGGTCGAGGGCCGGCCGGTCGCGCTGGCAGGGCTCTCCCCGGTGCTCGCCGGGATGACCCGGGTCGGCCCGGTCTACACCCCGCCCGAGCTGCGCACAAACGGCTACGCCAGCGCGGTGACGGCGGCGGTCTCGGCGCTGGCGGGCGAGCGCGGGGCGGCGCAGGTGCTGCTCTACGCCAACCTGGCCAACCCGACCAGCAACTCGATCTACCAGCGGATCGGCTACCGGCCGGTGGAGGACAGCGTGGTCCTCGGCTTCACTCCCAGTCCCAGCTGATCCCCAGCAGGCAGGGCGCCAGCCCGGTGGCGGCCAGCAGCACGCCGTGCTGGCCGTCCAGCGTGAGTTCCTCGCGCTCGTACGGTTCGGCGCCCGGTGCGCTGCGCGCGAAGCGGTGGCAGCGCACCGGCAGTGCGGCCGGGTGGAAGGTGACCTGCAGGACGTACTGCCCGGTCCCGGAGTTGAAGCCGCGCACGAACTCGGTGCTCGGGTCGGGGGCCGGGGCGTCGTCGAAGCCGTAGCCGAGCAGGTGGGTCTCGCCGGTGCGCAGTCTGCGGTCCAACAGCAGTTCGGCGATCACGAGTTGGGAATCCGGGGCGCGGGCGGTCCGGCCGGGGCGGCAGTTCTCCTCGGCCCGGACCCGCACCTGGGAGACGTCGCAGCCCGGGTCGCCCTGGTAGATCGCCAGGTAGCGGTCGATGCCGTCGCGGTGGGCGCGCACCGCGTGCTGGGAGTCGCGGCGCAGCAGCCGGCCGTCCGCGCCGACCCGGATCCGCTCGATGTGGGTGAGGGTGTGCAGGCCGGTGTCGCGTGGCCCGGGGAGTTCGGCGAGCAGTTCGTCCACCGCGTCGGCGGGGGCGATCAGGTCGCGGTAGGGACGGGTGGCGACGGTCATGGCCGGCTCGGCGGACCGTCCCCGGCGCGGGCCGAGCAGCCGGGTGAGCGAGCCGGCCGGCAGCTCCAGGACCTCCTCCAGGGCCCCTACCGCGCGCAGTGATTCGGCCCGTTCGGGGCGGCGCCGGCCCTGCTGCCAGTAGCTGAGGCTGGTCACCCCGACGTGCACCCCGCGGTGCGCCAGATGCTGCTGCACCCGGTGCAGCGCCAGTCCGCGCGCGGCCAGCGCGGTGCGCAGGGCGAGGTGGAAGGGGCCGGTCCGCAGCACCGTGGCCAGGTCGGGGCGGCTGCCGCGCGGTGCGGTGCCGACGGACATGCGCCCCATCGCGGCCTCCTGCCTGCCGGGCCGGCGGCGTGGACGGCCGTCGTGACGGTGGTGAATATTCACACGTCCGAAGCCCCTTGTCACCCTTCCGGAGAGCAGCGGCCGGTGGCGTTCACACTCGCGGGGCGGCGTTCACACCTGACCCGGGGGCGCCCGGAGGGCCGTTGACCAGGGGAGGTCAAGGCCTGATGCTCTGTCACACCCCGGCGCCGCCCGCGAACGGCGCCGGGGTTCGCGTGTCCCCCACTTCCTTTCCCTGCTTCCCCGCAAGGAGGAAACGCCATGTCCGCTTCCAGACCGTCCCGGGCCCCCGGGCGCCTGCGCAAGGCGCTCGCCGTGGCCGCGCTCACCGCGCTCGGCCCGGCCCTGACCGTGGCCACCAGCTCGCCGGCCACCGCCGCCGCCGAGCCCACCGCAGCAGTGCCGGCAGCAGCAGCCGCGCCGGGCCCGCTCGCCCAGGCCCGTCCGGCCTTCGCCGCCGGTGCGCGGACGGCTGCCGACGGCAGCTCGAAGACCCTCAACATCAGCATGCAGCAACAGCAGAACTCCAACTGGTGCTGGGCGGCCAGCGGCGACACCATCGCCAGCTGGTTCGGCTACGACTACACCCAGAACCAGTTCTGCGACGCCGCGTTCGGCAACTCCCTCAACGCCACCTGCCCCAACGACGAGGCGGCGCTGGACGACGTGCAGAACGCGCTGAGCTGGATCGGCATCAACCCGGGCGACTACGTCACCGGGTACCTCAACTACAGCACCGTGCAGAACGAGATCAACAACAACCGGCCGGTGGAGACCCGGATCCAGTGGTCCTCGGGCGGCGGCCACATGGAGGTGCTGTACGGCTACGACCTCAGCGACAACTGGGTCTACTGGGGCGATCCCTGGCCGTCGGACTACCGCTACAACTGGGCGGACTACGACTACTACGTGAGCAACAGCTCCTTCTCCTGGACCCACTCCCTCTACCAGATCGGCGCGTGAGGAGGCGATGATGACGAACCGTCAGATCATCAGGCGAGCCGCCGTCGCGGCCGTACTGGCCGCGGGGGCCGCGGGTACCGGGCTGCTCGCGGCCCCGCTCGCGCAGGCCGACGCCCCCGGGGCGGCGCCGGCCGCGGTGTCGCAGAGCGACCTGGCCGCCGCCCGTGCGGCCGCCCAATCGCCCTCCGTGCTGGCTCGGTTGGGCAGCTTCTTCGCCCATGACCCGGTCTCCCCGGCCGGGTCGGCCCAGCACCTGGCCGGGGCCCCGGACGCGGCGGCGGTGCCGCAGCCGGTCGGCGCCACCGTCCCGGTCTACACCCTGGATCCGGGCTTCGTGGCCGGCGCCAAGGGCGCGGCGGTGGCCCGGCCGGACTTCACCGCCACCGAGGTGGCCGCACCCGACGGCCGCACCGCCTCGGTCTGGACCGTGCGGCAGAACGGCGGCTGGCAGGTGGTGAACATCGCCTCCGGCAGCGACGAGACCCAGTACGCGGCGCTCGGTGCGGCCGGCGGCGGTGGCACGGTCTTCCGCGAACCGCAGGTCAACGCCTGGTACGTGCTGCGCGGCGGACGGGTGCTGCCGCTGGACCCGGAGGCGCGCGGCTCGGTGGGCGCGGGCGGGGTGAGCCTGGCGGCGTACCAGCGGCTGGTGCACCAGCGGTACGGCGACAAGCTGCCGGGCTCGGCCTACGACAAGGCGGGCCTGGGGGGCGGGTTCTCGGCCGAGGGGGCCGGCTCCGCCGGTGCGGTCAACATCCCGGCCGTCACCGGCGCCGCGGCCCTCGGGCTGACCGCGCTGACCGGGGTGGGCCTGGCCGTGCGCCGCCGCCGCACCAGCGGATAGGGCTGCTCCGG contains:
- a CDS encoding GNAT family N-acetyltransferase — encoded protein: MTWTLTDSLAEFRAAAGAFLAAHPAENTVMLTLVDRLAAGSPAGGDPGKPPRFGWWRPSVGAPVAGAWMQTPPQPVRLGAMPLEAATELLDVLVDGPELTGVAGAVGRARAFAAAWAERSGGRVEVREEQRLYRLGELAVPAVAGRLRQAGPADHELLVAWFKAFFVDINMFSVHRVEELAARRAANGELHLWEVEGRPVALAGLSPVLAGMTRVGPVYTPPELRTNGYASAVTAAVSALAGERGAAQVLLYANLANPTSNSIYQRIGYRPVEDSVVLGFTPSPS
- a CDS encoding papain-like cysteine protease family protein produces the protein MSASRPSRAPGRLRKALAVAALTALGPALTVATSSPATAAAEPTAAVPAAAAAPGPLAQARPAFAAGARTAADGSSKTLNISMQQQQNSNWCWAASGDTIASWFGYDYTQNQFCDAAFGNSLNATCPNDEAALDDVQNALSWIGINPGDYVTGYLNYSTVQNEINNNRPVETRIQWSSGGGHMEVLYGYDLSDNWVYWGDPWPSDYRYNWADYDYYVSNSSFSWTHSLYQIGA